The Arachis hypogaea cultivar Tifrunner chromosome 19, arahy.Tifrunner.gnm2.J5K5, whole genome shotgun sequence genome has a window encoding:
- the LOC112778102 gene encoding serine/threonine-protein phosphatase 7 long form homolog yields MPKKYKVKDVDRSELHIIHYLNDPDYKLRILTCNHPVPPNRYNDRVEEHLRVTGFYHVSQIGIVQCQKALVNALVERWHPDTHTFHLPIGECSVTLEDVALILGLPTDGLPVTGMTMSSFEAIEAECLLQFGVAPRKEDCVHWKFLPLLRDFVSIGQYSWGSACLAHLYRALCRASRYNCKEIDGPLTLLLGWAWIRLPYLSPLPREPRSFPLANRWRNWERGDRRYRYLKLDHFRKAFDELQEGQFVWVAYAVDRVDPNIIPPEIYMQSVVWSATVSLVSFECIEWHATNRVRRQFGFVQGVPTQEQNLDKAHGEVLTGPKNLNWVTAPSHSIWVMHWTNMYHYILSELPIPSQHPLDSYMNWYRSKFGNRLSLSNLVGEDNVGNEDMGAGNDDMDEGNQDTDEGSQDMDEDNEEHEPHISLPNPLPQEQPQSSNPFVPQTQFTPSFPMQQQYWGMSQFETGEGGSFSQLLGFMATDAAQSQYGHQPEFMPGRYSLDARYPGHTSSVASGGFVSIDDSSRSEGGRGVLNTQNPNRLNMGLIEEDTNTLEQETDAYLADDPDDEADGEDDEIEEFDEDEESRNDGRHSGGQRQRLQSED; encoded by the exons ATGCCAAAAAAATATAAGGTTAAAGATGTTGATCGATCTGAACTTCACATTATTCATTATCTCAATGATcctgattat aaattaagaatattGACATGTAACCACCCAGTTCCTCCGAATCGGTACAACGATAGGGTTGAGGAGCATCTACGAGTTACCGGTTTCTATCATGTCTCTCAGATTGGGATAGTGCAGTGTCAGAAAGCATTGGTAAATGCTCTAGTCGAACGTTGGCACCCAGACACACATACGTTCCACCTTCCCATTGGTGAATGTTCCGTGACTCTTGAAGATGTGGCTCTAATTCTTGGTCTTCCCACAGATGGTCTTCCAGTTACAGGAATGACAATGAgtagttttgaagccatagaggCAGAGTGTTTGCTTCAATTTGGCGTTGCACCGCGTAAGGAGGACT GCGTGCACTGGAAGTTTCTACCCTTGCTTCGTGATTTTGTCAGTATTGGACAGTATAGCTGGGGATCGGCATGCCTAGCACACCTTTACAGGGCCCTATGTAGGGCATCTCGCTATAACTGTAAGGAAATAGATGGACCACTAACACTTCTGCTCGGTTGGGCTTGGATCCGACTGCCATATCTATCACCGCTTCCTAGAGAACCCCGCAGCTTTCCACTAGCAAATAG gtggcgtaactgggagcgTGGTGACCGACGATATAGATATCTGAAGTTAGATCACTTTAGGAAGGCCTTTGATGAACTTCAGGAAGGCCAG TTTGTCTGGGTTGCTTATGCTGTGGATCGTGTGGATCCGAACATAATTCCTCCTGAAATCTACATGCAATCGGTTGTATGGAGCGCTACAGTTTCGTTGGTGTCCTTTGAATGTATCGAGTGGCACGCCACCAATAGGGTCAGGCGCCAGTTTGGTTTCGTTCAGGGAGTACCTACTCAGGAGCAGAATCTGGATAAGGCGCATGGGGAGGTTCTGACTGGTCCGAAGAATCTTAACTGGGTCACAGCACCGAGTCATTCAATTTGGGTGATGCATTGGACAAACATGTATCACTACATTCTTTCTGAGCTTCCCATCCCTTCACAGCATCCATTGGATAGTTACATGAACTGGTACCGATCAAAATTTGGGAACCGCTTATCCTTGTCGAATCTTGTGGGTGAAGATAATGTGGGTAATGAGGATATGGGTGCGGGTAATGATGATATGGATGAGGGTAATCAGGATACCGATGAAGGTAGTCAGGATATGGATGAGGACAATGAAGAACATGAGCCACATATTTCACTTCCAAATCCGCTTCCACAAGAACAACCTCAGTCCTCAAATCCGTTTGTACCTCAGACACAATTCACCCCATCATTTCCAATGCAGCAACAATATTGGGGTATGTCACAGTTTGAGACAGGCGAAGGAGGTTCTTTTAGCCAGTTGCTTGGGTTCATGGCTACGGATGCCGCACAATCACAATATGGCCATCAGCCTGAGTTCATGCCAGGCAGGTATTCGTTGGATGCGAGGTATCCAGGCCATACCTCATCCGTTGCTTCCGGGGGGTTCGTATCTATTGATGACTCTAGTAGAAGTGAGGGTGGACGCGGTGTTCTCAATACTCAGAATCCTAACCGTCTTAACATGGGACTCATTGAGGAAGACACTAACACACTCGAACAAGAAACCGATGCTTATCTAGCAGACGACCCGGATGACGAGGCCGATGGTGAGGATGATGAAATTGAAGAGTTCGATGAGGATGAAGAATCTCGCAATGATG GCAGACACTCCGGAGGACAACGTCAAAGGTTACAATCTGAGGATTGA
- the LOC112778103 gene encoding uncharacterized protein, which translates to MSDRVLLKIHYFGQILLQTSEGVKFICENPLDVVIPFVISFEELKCVICEKINSEKARKISCILYRYPVPVFGGFIQYQTKYVTDEASMQDMFSMYIGNRSQISFLELYVEFEQSEADQNILREEYNSDSEEEFESNYEFVGPDGDEDQGDGTMAPDVTEVANALANEVPFEEPSFMQALDLEAMHAPEFPEYMTAEVPIVADGEFAIGVEFSSREAVIKAIKEYTIQRSVDYRVYESEPLTFYAKCTQYRSGCDWVIRVSLISRKYCWVIRRYNGSHTCTRATISQDHSKLDSITIAEAIKPLVEADPSIKVKSVIAEVQSKFNYTVSYRKAWLAKQRAVEKIFGGWEASYEALPIWMEAMCHKEPSAVVHFETMPAYQGDDLVGDIRVLHRVFWSYYPCIRAFRHCKPIVQVDGTHLYGKYKGCLLVAVSQDGNNNIALIAFAIVEGETSDAWHFFLSNLRQHVVTRDGVGLISDRHESINAAVERSNGAWSPPRAFHMFCIRHIESNFLRKFKAPYLQKLVVNIGYSRTVREYEVRYQQLRERGEAYTNWLNRISREQYALAFDGGYRWGHMTTNLVECINSVLKGARNLPITALVKATFYRLKELFTRKRTEAEARINAGHMFSDIVTSKLHANQLASGNIQVSCFDRQNEVFEVREMTSGLEFAVDLRGLRCDCGEFQVDRIPCRHVFACCANQRLDWQLYMHDVYKMDQVRRVYRARFRPLGNPTTWPAYNGPRFIPNPYLRRVTKGRPRMTRFLNEMDTRMLRCPRRCTLCGAEGHSRSRCRQAAGSNTNRDAP; encoded by the exons ATGAGTGATAGAGTATTACTAAAAATAcattattttggtcagattttatTACAAACGAGTGAAGGAgtgaaatttatttgtgaaaatccaCTAGATGTTGTTATTCCTTTTGTTATCTCATTTGAAGAACTCAAATGTGTAATCTGTGAAAAGATTAATTCTGAGAAGGCAAGAAAGATATCCTGTATTCTATACAGATATCCCGTACCGGTGTTTGGTGGATTCATCCAGTATCAAACCAAATATGTGACGGACGAAGCGAGCATGCAGGatatgttttcaatgtatattggaAACCGGTCTCAGATCTCGTTCctcgagttgtatgttgagtttgaacaatctgaGGCTGACCAGAATATTCTACGGGAAGAGTAtaatagtgacagtgaagaagagttcgaaagcaactacgaatttgttggtccagatggagatgaagatcaaggcGACGGAACTATGGCCCCAGATGTGACAGAAGTGGCAAATGCACTCGCAAACGAAGtgccgtttgaggagccatcattCATGCAAGCGTTGgacttggaagccatgcatgCTCCGGAATTTCCGGAATATATGACTGCAG AAGTTCCTAttgtcgcagatggtgaatttgccATTGGTGTGGAGTTCAGTTCCAGAGAAGCTGTTATTAAGGCGATAAAAGAGTATACGATACAACGAAGCGTGGACTACcgggtgtatgagtctgagccgttgacattttatgcTAAGTGTACACAGTATAGGTCAGGGTGTGATTGGGTTATCAGGGTTAGCTTGATCAGCAGgaagtactgttgggttataaggaggtataatggtagCCACACCTGTACCAGAGCCACCATTTCACAGGACCATTCAAAGCTGGATTCTatcacaattgcagaagcaataaagccacTGGTTGAGGCTGACCCCTCCATAAAGGTAAAATCGGTTATAGCAGAAGTGCAATCGAAGTTCAACTACACCGTGAGTTACcggaaagcatggttggctaagcaaagGGCAGTAGAGAAAATATTTGGTGGTTGGGAAGCCTCTTATGAAGCGTTGCCTATATGGATGGAGGCCATGTGTCACAAGGAGCCATCTGCTGTCgtccattttgagactatgcctgcatatcaaggcGATGACTTGGTGGGTGATATTCGGGTTCTGCATCGTGTAttttggagttattacccttgtattagggcattcagacattgtaagccGATTGTCCAGGTGGATGGGACTCACTTGTACGGAAAGTATAAGGGTTGTTTGCTTGTGGCAGTTTCACAGGATGGCAACAACAATATCGCCTTGATTGCGTTTGCTattgtggagggagagacttctgatgctTGGCATTTTTTCCTTAGTAACCTACGTCAACATGTTGTAACTCGGGATGGTGTCGGTCTAATATCGGACAGGCACGAGTCCATCAATGCAGCTGTGGAACGCAGTAACGGAGCTTGGTCACCTCCTAGAGCTTTTCATatgttttgcatcaggcatatagagtcgAATTTTCTGAGAAAGTTCAAGGCCCCGTACCTCCAAAAATTGGTCGTCAACATCG GATATTCAAGGACGGTGCGGGAGTACGAAGTGCGTTACCAGCAGTTACGGGAACGTGGCGAAGCGTACACAAATTGGTTAAACCGAATTTCTCGCGAACAGTACGCATTGGCCTTCGATGGTGGGTACCGATGGGGTCACATGACGACAAATCTAGTGGAGTGCATCAATTCAGTTttgaagggtgcacgcaatctcCCGATTACTGCTCTTGTGAAGGCAACATTCTACAGACTAAAGGAGTTGTTCACCCGAAAAAGAACGGAGGCGGAAGCCCGGATCAATGCTGGCCATATGTTTTCTGATATCGTGACCTCGAAGTTGCATGCAAACCAACTTGCATCAGGAAACATCCAGGTTAGTTGCTTTGACCGCCAAAATGAGGTGTTTGAGGTTCGTGAGATGACGAGCGGGCTAGAGTTTGCAGTTGATCTACGTGGCCTTCGATGTGACTGTGGTGAGTTCCAGGTGGACCGGATCCCATGCAGACATGTGTTCGCATGTTGTGCCAACCAGCGACTGGATTGGCAACTATATATGCATGATGTGTATAAGATGGACCAAGTGCGGCGGGTGTACCGAGCAAGGTTTCGGCCACTAGGCAATCCTACCACATGGCCAGCTTATAATGGACCTCGGTTCATACCAAATCCGTACCTGAGACGGGTCACGAAAGGTCGGCCCAGGATGACGCGCTttttgaatgagatggacacgcGGATGTTACGTTGTCCCAGGCGATGTACGCTATGTGGGGCTGAGGGACATAGTCGTAGCAGATGCCGTCAGGCAGCTGGTTCAAATACCAACAGAGATGCCCCCTAG
- the LOC112775268 gene encoding pentatricopeptide repeat-containing protein At1g26900, mitochondrial, whose product MKEGVPALHLHHKVALLLGSSCKTQSHISQIHAFMLKTALINLPFPLSKLLAASISHIHYAASIFNSAPNPNLFMFNTMLRGYSISNSPAKALPLFNQLRNRPILIDRFSFITVIKACARLSNLVFGRGLHGLALRSGTLLFLDFRNTLLHFYCVSRRLGDAHNLFDEFPQRNDLVSWNTLMAGHLLASQPELTFHLFRKMRCCGVEASVATALSLLSAAADMQSFLGGKCLHGYYIRLGLSSNLNVLTALIDLYARMGRIFLAHRVFDGVAQKDVILWNCLIGKYARNGLLGEAVKLLQQMSLEGFKPNSSTLVGLLLGCPASGSMQVVRYVTSFMVEEKLELDTVLGTALVNAYAKCGFLDEATDIFERMKGKDMKAWTAMISGHGIHGQPTNAVKLFNRMDNEGFRPNEVTFLAVLSACSHGGLVIEGMEIFKSMVCKYGFSPQVEHYGSLIDLLGRAGMLHEAHKLIESLPIKGDATAWRTLLSACRVYGDVKLGECVKDVLSSIYTEHPTDSLLISGIYVAAGRISDLIRLQELKQTNAVTVETDGGNMLKEAGVSIVEIDNQG is encoded by the coding sequence ATGAAAGAGGGTGTTCCAGCATTGCATTTGCATCACAAGGTAGCTCTTCTCTTGGGATCATCATGCAAAACCCAATCCCACATTTCTCAAATTCACGCCTTTATGCTCAAAACCGCACTCATCAACCTTCCCTTCCCGCTCAGCAAGCTCCTCGCAGCATCAATCTCACACATCCACTACGCTGCCTCCATTTTCAATTCTGCTCCAAACCCCAATCTTTTCATGTTCAACACTATGCTCAGAGGATATTCCATCAGCAACTCCCCTGCCAAGGCCTTGCCCCTTTTCAACCAACTTAGGAACCGCCCAATTCTCATTGACCGCTTCTCTTTCATCACTGTCATCAAGGCTTGTGCTAGGCTTTCCAACCTTGTCTTTGGGCGAGGCCTTCATGGCCTTGCACTCAGGTCTGGAACTCTGCTTTTTCTTGATTTCAGGAATACCCTTTTGCATTTCTACTGCGTTTCCAGGAGACTTGGAGATGCTCACAACCTGTTTGATGAATTTCCCCAACGAAATGACTTGGTCTCATGGAACACTTTGATGGCTGGCCACCTTCTTGCTTCTCAGCCTGAGCTGACCTTTCATTTGTTTCGGAAGATGCGTTGTTGCGGGGTTGAAGCGAGTGTTGCAACTGCATTGAGTCTTTTGTCGGCAGCTGCTGATATGCAGAGTTTTCTTGGAGGCAAGTGTCTTCATGGTTACTATATCCGACTTGGACTTAGTTCTAATTTGAATGTTCTTACTGCATTGATTGATCTCTATGCAAGAATGGGTCGTATCTTTTTGGCACATCGAGTTTTTGATGGTGTTGCTCAGAAGGATGTTATCCTATGGAACTGCTTGATTGGCAAGTATGCAAGAAATGGGCTGCTTGGAGAAGCAGTAAAATTGCTGCAGCAAATGAGTCTTGAAGGTTTTAAACCTAATTCTTCTACTTTAGTTGGGTTGCTTTTGGGTTGCCCTGCTTCCGGATCTATGCAAGTAGTACGATATGTTACTAGTTTTATGGTAGAGGAGAAACTAGAGCTGGATACAGTTCTTGGAACAGCACTTGTTAATGCATATGCCAAATGTGGCTTTCTAGACGAGGCTACAGACATATTTGAGAGGATGAAGGGTAAAGATATGAAAGCATGGACAGCCATGATTTCAGGTCATGGAATTCATGGCCAGCCGACTAATGCTGTTAAGCTTTTCAACAGGATGGATAATGAAGGGTTTAGACCAAATGAGGTTACATTCTTGGCAGTTCTCAGTGCTTGTAGCCATGGAGGGCTTGTAATTGAGGGGATGGAAATTTTTAAGAGCATGGTTTGCAAATATGGCTTTTCACCACAAGTTGAACATTATGGATCTCTCATTGATCTTCTAGGTCGAGCAGGGATGCTACATGAAGCGCACAAACTAATTGAAAGCTTGCCTATTAAGGGCGATGCAACTGCATGGCGTACATTGCTTTCTGCTTGCCGAGTCTATGGTGATGTTAAATTGGGGGAATGTGTGAAAGATGTGCTAAGCAGCATTTATACAGAGCATCCTACAGATTCACTCCTGATTTCTGGCATTTACGTTGCTGCTGGAAGAATCTCAGATCTAATAAGATTGCAAGAATTGAAGCAAACTAATGCTGTTACAGTTGAAACTGATGGAGGAAATATGTTAAAGGAAGCTGGAGTCAGTATAGTTGAAATTGATAATCAGGGATGA